From the Chlorogloeopsis sp. ULAP01 genome, the window GAGATATGAAGACAGTCTACTCCTAGATACCTTGGTGGGATAGCTCTTTCTGATCTGAAATTGGTACTATATATTAAGACGATAATAATCCTTTGAAAATTCAAGTATCAAAAATTATCATATATGTACTTTTGGATGCGATCGCCATCAATACTGCTAGGACAGATAACAATTAAGCTAGTGGAGATAAGATTTTGTTAGAGAAATTATTCTCTTGTAAACTTACTAATTGGCTAAGTAAACCAATATCTTCACCGAAGTTAGTTAAAAAAAAATTGGCGATCACACTACAAAATTTAGGTAATGAGAACATAGAAACCAGCTTGGCTGCAATTGATACCTTAGAAAAAATTTCTCAGGATTATCTACAGTACTATTGGGAAGTTATAAAAAATCTATCTGTTTTTGTACGAAACAATACCATCTTTCTTGACAAAGTAGAAATAGAGAGTAACCCATCATCAAAAATTCGTGCAGATATTCAAGCCGCTTTGAGTGTTATTGGTAGGAGAGATGCCACAAAAGATCCAAAAAGTCAGCAAATTGATTTAAGCTACACGGATATACGGGGAGTAAATCTTCACAACGCTAATCTAAAAGGTGTAAATCTCTATCAAGCTAACCTATCTGAAGCTAATCTTGTTGATGCAAACTTGCAGGAATCAGTTCTGAGTGCAGCTAATTTATCTGGTGCTAATCTAAGTGGTGCTAATCTCTCTAGGGCGATTTTGAATGCAGCAAATTTACGTGCAGCAAATTTGACTGGTGCCAACCTTACAGAGGCAAACCTGTTTCTAGCTAATCTTCATGGCACAAACCTTGATAGAGCAAATCTCGCTGGCACAAATTTAAGGGATACAAATATCTATTGAGCAGATATTTTTAATCATAGTTAAATCCTCAATTGTATTTTTTGATATATAGTTTCATTTTTGGATAAATGCTATAATCTTGCTCTTTATACTTCCCTCCACTCCTTATTTGTAATGAGGAATACTATTTTTATGTCTGCCAAAAAGACAGACACACTGAAAAGTTGTTTGATAGCAATAACAATACTATTGAGTCTGTCATCGGCTGCGATCATCTTTGTTGATTCGCAAGTTGAGGAATTGTCAACTGAACAAAAAATAGCAAACAAAAATCAAGCATTAACTACAACAGCCATATTTTTTCTCGGATTAGCAGTTATGGTTAATGCCTACTATGCAGCAAAGCGTGCGGAAGCGATTCAAAATAGTGCGATCGCTACTGAGAAAAATCATGAAATTAATATAAAAAATCTACAGCTAGCACAAGAGCAATTAATCGCAGAGCGCCTGATGACTGCAATTACTCAGTTAGGGCATGAGGATGTGGCAACACGAACAGGGGCAATTTATGTCTTAGAACAGGTTGCTCAAGATTCTCCAAAAGAATATTGGACAATTATGGAAATTATCTCTGCATTTGTGCGAGAGAAAGCTGGTATTAGAGAGGAACTAGCAAAAATACCGAGAACTTCTACTGATATCCAAGCAGCAATGACTGTGATTGGTAGACGTAATGTAGAGCAAGATCGAGAAAATCAGAAACTAGATTTACGGAATGCGGTGATCAGGCAAGTAGATCTAACGAATGCTAAACTACAAAGCCTTGATTTACGTGGAGCTGACTTGACAAGAGCACAATTGCGAGGAGCTGACTTGTTTGAGTCTAATCTTGAGAATGCCAGACTCTGCGGGACAATTCTCTACGAAGCTAATTTACGATCATGCAATCTACAAGCAGCTAACTTCAGTGGGGCGAACTTAAATCGAGCCAACTTAGCTGAAGCGAACTTACGTTCTGCTAATTTATCTGGGGCAAGTTTGCGTGCAGCTAATCTTTCGGGAGCAAATCTTTACAAAGCTAATTTGCAAGGAGCAAATCTAAAAGTTGCCAATCTCTCCAAAGCAAAGTTATTTCTTGCTAACTTACAAGGAGCAAAACTGGGTAAAGCTAAACTACAGCTAACTGGTCTAATTGGTGCTAACCTCAAAGGTGCTAACCTCAATGGCGCTGATTTGCAACAAGCAAACTTAAATGCTGCTAAACTCCAACAGACAGAGATATTTTTTGCGAACTTGGATAAAGCTAGCCTCAGAGAAGCCGATTTGTTGGGAGCAAATTTGATGGGAGCCAATCTCCAACAGGCAATTTTTCACGAAGCTAATCTCTGCGGTACAAATCTGATGGGAGCCAACTTATTTGGCGCAAATCTTGATGATGTTAAACTGCAAGGGGCTATCTTGAAAGGTGCTAAAAATTTGCAATCACAGCAAATTAAATTTGCAATAGGCGATCGCACAACTATTTTACCTGACTATCTCGAAGCTCCAGTTAATTGGATGCGATCGCAACACTCACAAACATCTGCAATGGAATCTGAAACTTGACTGAAAAAGTGCACTCAAAGCCACATTTTCAAACTTTCTTCCCTTCTGACTCCTGACTTGAAAGAGGGGTGTAGGGGAAAGAACCCTTGTTCATATTTGGTGATCAAGTTTTTTCATAGCGACTGCCTTCTACTTAAAACATTTGGCTATGTTCGTCATCCCAACATTTCCCATCATGCCAAGTTCTATTCGTATGTTCGCATTCTAACTTACTCTCAATCCAAGGAATTGATGTTGGGTGGCTGGAAGTAGAGGTTGAACTATTTGCTGCAAGCTGGGAACTGTAAAGCAGTATAAAAGTGAACGATGAAGTGCCAAAAGCAACTATGGCAAGAATCAAAAGATAAATTTTGCTCCTTTGGATTGGCTGTGGATAGCGCATAGTTTTGATATATTTTAATTGCGACAAACACAGTTATATATCTGCCTATCTTGGCATAATATTTTTCATACTTAATAAATATTACAGT encodes:
- a CDS encoding pentapeptide repeat-containing protein, whose protein sequence is MLEKLFSCKLTNWLSKPISSPKLVKKKLAITLQNLGNENIETSLAAIDTLEKISQDYLQYYWEVIKNLSVFVRNNTIFLDKVEIESNPSSKIRADIQAALSVIGRRDATKDPKSQQIDLSYTDIRGVNLHNANLKGVNLYQANLSEANLVDANLQESVLSAANLSGANLSGANLSRAILNAANLRAANLTGANLTEANLFLANLHGTNLDRANLAGTNLRDTNIY
- a CDS encoding pentapeptide repeat-containing protein; translated protein: MSAKKTDTLKSCLIAITILLSLSSAAIIFVDSQVEELSTEQKIANKNQALTTTAIFFLGLAVMVNAYYAAKRAEAIQNSAIATEKNHEINIKNLQLAQEQLIAERLMTAITQLGHEDVATRTGAIYVLEQVAQDSPKEYWTIMEIISAFVREKAGIREELAKIPRTSTDIQAAMTVIGRRNVEQDRENQKLDLRNAVIRQVDLTNAKLQSLDLRGADLTRAQLRGADLFESNLENARLCGTILYEANLRSCNLQAANFSGANLNRANLAEANLRSANLSGASLRAANLSGANLYKANLQGANLKVANLSKAKLFLANLQGAKLGKAKLQLTGLIGANLKGANLNGADLQQANLNAAKLQQTEIFFANLDKASLREADLLGANLMGANLQQAIFHEANLCGTNLMGANLFGANLDDVKLQGAILKGAKNLQSQQIKFAIGDRTTILPDYLEAPVNWMRSQHSQTSAMESET